A window of the Lactobacillus gasseri ATCC 33323 = JCM 1131 genome harbors these coding sequences:
- a CDS encoding DeoR/GlpR family DNA-binding transcription regulator encodes MQSQIERLDLIRQKLDERKTISTREIMKLCHVSFDTARRDVIKLTSTGQAIRIHGGLMKIKQGTVPDYNSRAHVLSPIKNKIAKMTAKYLTANQLIYLNASTTISQLCRYLTGLNATIMTNSIDNAGALMMDNLPNVILLGGYLNKENHYTSSLNSLKEIDQYEFDVAVIGTSSVNKKGVFVVNHSDAQIEREVVNRTKTVILLAEEYKFKEDRSSPYKVMDCKQADILITDNKLAPQYRKYFKKNIKIREVLAEESKN; translated from the coding sequence ATGCAGTCACAAATAGAAAGATTAGATCTAATTCGGCAAAAATTAGATGAAAGAAAAACGATTAGTACTCGTGAAATTATGAAATTATGTCACGTTTCTTTTGATACAGCAAGAAGAGACGTGATTAAGTTAACCAGCACTGGTCAAGCAATTAGAATTCACGGCGGATTAATGAAAATTAAACAGGGAACAGTTCCAGATTATAATTCTCGGGCACATGTCTTATCTCCGATCAAAAATAAAATAGCTAAGATGACAGCTAAGTATTTAACCGCTAATCAATTGATTTATTTAAACGCTTCAACTACGATTTCGCAGCTTTGTCGTTATTTAACTGGCTTAAATGCAACGATTATGACTAATTCAATTGATAACGCTGGAGCTTTAATGATGGATAATTTGCCTAATGTGATTTTATTAGGTGGATACTTAAATAAAGAAAATCACTATACTTCTTCTTTAAATAGTTTAAAAGAAATTGATCAGTATGAGTTTGATGTTGCTGTAATTGGAACGTCATCAGTTAATAAAAAGGGTGTATTTGTAGTTAATCATTCTGATGCTCAGATTGAAAGAGAAGTTGTTAATCGAACAAAGACAGTCATTTTGCTAGCAGAAGAATATAAATTTAAGGAAGATCGTTCTTCACCATACAAGGTAATGGACTGTAAGCAGGCAGATATTTTAATTACAGATAATAAATTAGCTCCTCAGTATCGGAAGTATTTCAAAAAGAATATCAAAATTCGCGAAGTATTAGCAGAAGAAAGCAAAAACTAA
- a CDS encoding GntR family transcriptional regulator has protein sequence MTDLVYRSVMRDIKQKILNNEYEDMRLPDERSLSDYYHVSRSSMKRALGLLAQQGIVFKKRGSGTFINPLYLKNQALFKYEGSNLGITDSFSVPGKKQSIELLDYQVIKADEDLRQDLFLKESDFVYQIKRLRLLDDQPFLIETGFIPIKITPELNPDILKGSLFNYLEDTQNKTVTRSFLTITVEPSTLEDQSKLMLAPNEPVGVMEGIFFLDDGTPFEVSNMRIHYKYMKYNTFVNLSQE, from the coding sequence ATGACTGATTTAGTCTATCGCTCAGTGATGCGCGATATTAAACAAAAAATACTTAATAATGAATATGAAGATATGCGCTTACCAGATGAGCGGAGTTTAAGTGACTATTATCATGTAAGTCGTTCATCAATGAAACGGGCTTTGGGATTACTTGCGCAGCAAGGGATAGTTTTTAAAAAAAGGGGTAGTGGAACTTTCATTAATCCTCTTTACTTAAAGAACCAAGCTCTCTTTAAATATGAAGGATCAAATTTGGGTATTACTGATTCTTTTAGCGTTCCTGGTAAGAAACAAAGTATTGAGCTATTAGACTATCAAGTAATTAAGGCTGATGAAGATTTAAGACAAGATCTCTTTTTAAAAGAATCAGACTTTGTTTATCAAATTAAACGATTGCGATTATTAGATGATCAACCATTTTTGATCGAAACTGGTTTTATTCCAATTAAAATTACGCCAGAATTAAATCCAGATATTTTAAAGGGATCGCTATTTAATTATTTAGAAGACACGCAAAATAAGACAGTAACACGATCATTCTTAACAATTACTGTTGAACCTTCAACTTTAGAAGATCAATCTAAGTTAATGCTGGCTCCTAATGAACCAGTTGGCGTAATGGAAGGTATTTTCTTTTTAGATGATGGAACGCCATTTGAAGTTTCGAATATGCGGATTCACTATAAGTATATGAAATACAATACTTTTGTTAACTTAAGTCAAGAATAA
- a CDS encoding bacteriocin immunity protein, with amino-acid sequence MLENTITKQNEVVITLKDLYASFNKVQINAYLPLEKAILKVIAKAENHDDAIAWSNKLVMFLQSQIALKQIPITKEQDALINSLSEQCKNTNLNYVYLAPINDSLQFD; translated from the coding sequence ATGTTAGAAAATACTATTACTAAACAAAATGAAGTTGTCATAACGTTAAAGGACTTATATGCTAGTTTTAATAAAGTACAGATTAATGCATATCTTCCTCTTGAAAAAGCAATTTTAAAGGTTATAGCAAAAGCTGAAAATCATGATGACGCAATTGCTTGGAGTAATAAATTAGTTATGTTTTTGCAATCTCAAATAGCGTTAAAACAAATTCCAATCACTAAGGAACAAGATGCTTTAATTAATTCTCTCAGTGAACAATGCAAAAATACTAACTTAAACTATGTATATCTGGCACCAATTAATGATAGTTTGCAATTTGATTAA